From the Octadecabacter antarcticus 307 genome, one window contains:
- a CDS encoding SDR family NAD(P)-dependent oxidoreductase has translation MTDTAPHQTSTAQTWIILGASSTIAKAFTRSVAETGAHVILAGRRMDDLNASAADAKARGASDATPMIFDARVPDTFQEIIDFSAAQSGTLNCAVFVGSMPAQDAIDADPALVDGTIADSFTGPARFLQMLAPVMMTRENGSIVGLGSVAGDRGRVGNYVYGAAKAGFATYLSGLRNHLGRHGVHVLTVKPGPVDTAMTQGLGKQPFMTTADAVVADIHKALHKKRNTLYTKWIWWPVMTIIKLIPEPIFKKMSI, from the coding sequence ATGACCGACACAGCACCTCATCAAACATCAACTGCCCAGACTTGGATCATCCTCGGCGCAAGCTCGACCATCGCAAAGGCGTTCACCCGCTCCGTCGCCGAAACCGGCGCGCATGTGATCCTTGCGGGTCGCCGCATGGACGACTTAAACGCATCAGCCGCAGACGCCAAAGCGCGCGGAGCGTCAGACGCAACGCCAATGATCTTTGACGCCCGCGTGCCAGACACATTCCAAGAGATTATCGATTTTTCTGCGGCGCAGTCCGGCACTCTGAACTGCGCGGTTTTCGTCGGCTCAATGCCAGCGCAAGACGCCATTGACGCCGACCCCGCGCTGGTTGACGGCACAATTGCTGACAGCTTTACCGGCCCGGCACGCTTCCTGCAAATGCTCGCCCCCGTCATGATGACACGCGAAAATGGTTCAATAGTTGGTTTAGGGTCTGTAGCGGGCGACCGTGGACGCGTCGGCAATTACGTTTACGGTGCCGCAAAAGCGGGTTTTGCCACCTACCTGTCGGGCCTTCGCAACCATTTGGGTCGTCACGGCGTGCATGTGTTGACCGTGAAACCTGGCCCCGTCGATACCGCAATGACGCAAGGCTTGGGCAAACAGCCGTTCATGACAACTGCCGATGCGGTTGTCGCCGACATCCACAAAGCGCTGCACAAAAAGCGCAACACACTTTATACCAAGTGGATCTGGTGGCCAGTCATGACGATCATCAAACTGATCCCAGAACCAATTTTCAAGAAAATGTCGATCTGA
- a CDS encoding UbiA family prenyltransferase translates to MSSKPLVLDADGTLLRTDMLLEGIWKGFGTDPSATLKAFALVGDRAAFKAEIARIAPLRVDLLPVNADIVAMAIDARDAGREVAIASASDASLVQPLADHYGIERVFASQNGVNLKGTAKADALVAAYGEQGFDYAGNDKSDRKIWDHSDRAIVVGNAGGGAKGLSKVTSVAGGWAPRAVLKSMRPHQWVKNVLLFLPMIAAHAFFLNTFLAVCFGIIAFSAAASCIYIVNDLLDIEADRLHVKKCKRPFAAGTVPIPIGMLTCVGLGVVALGIAAMLSWQMFGVVAFYMALSLAYSLRLKRMRWIDIAVLASLYTLRVDAGAAASGVDASIFMLIFIFPVFISLGCVKRMTELALAEDDNPLPGRGYARRDLGDLLNMSAVGMVGALVIFFMYSYSDQALALYPDQWLMWLALLPIAAWLYRMVRLGYMGRMDYDPIVFAMSDIRGIGYLLITLSLLFYAAGLWSVWFARLFG, encoded by the coding sequence ATGTCCTCTAAACCGCTTGTCTTGGATGCAGACGGCACGCTGCTGCGCACCGATATGTTGCTCGAAGGGATCTGGAAAGGGTTCGGCACGGACCCATCCGCGACGCTGAAGGCATTTGCGCTGGTTGGGGATCGCGCAGCGTTCAAAGCTGAGATTGCGCGCATCGCGCCTTTGCGCGTTGATCTATTGCCGGTCAACGCCGACATTGTAGCCATGGCAATCGATGCCAGAGACGCGGGGCGCGAAGTGGCAATTGCCAGCGCGTCTGATGCGTCACTTGTGCAACCGTTGGCCGACCATTACGGGATCGAACGGGTTTTCGCGTCACAAAATGGGGTGAACCTGAAAGGCACGGCGAAAGCAGATGCTTTGGTTGCCGCGTATGGCGAGCAAGGGTTTGACTACGCCGGCAATGACAAGAGTGACCGCAAGATTTGGGATCACAGCGACAGGGCGATTGTCGTCGGCAATGCGGGCGGTGGGGCTAAGGGACTTTCTAAAGTCACCTCTGTCGCGGGTGGTTGGGCGCCTCGCGCGGTTCTGAAATCTATGCGCCCGCATCAATGGGTCAAGAACGTCCTGTTATTTCTGCCAATGATCGCGGCGCATGCGTTCTTTTTGAATACGTTCTTGGCGGTCTGTTTTGGCATCATTGCGTTCTCGGCCGCCGCGTCTTGTATATATATAGTCAATGATCTGCTCGATATCGAAGCGGACAGGCTGCACGTCAAGAAGTGTAAGCGCCCGTTTGCCGCCGGAACCGTGCCGATCCCAATTGGCATGTTGACCTGCGTGGGACTAGGTGTGGTCGCGCTGGGCATTGCCGCGATGCTGTCATGGCAGATGTTCGGTGTTGTTGCGTTTTACATGGCGCTGTCGCTGGCCTATTCGCTGCGCCTGAAGCGGATGCGCTGGATCGACATCGCCGTCCTTGCGTCCCTTTATACGCTGCGCGTGGACGCGGGCGCGGCGGCAAGCGGGGTTGATGCGTCAATCTTTATGTTGATTTTCATCTTTCCAGTTTTCATCTCGCTCGGTTGCGTTAAGCGTATGACGGAACTGGCGTTGGCTGAGGATGATAATCCTTTGCCGGGTCGCGGATACGCGCGGCGCGATTTGGGTGATTTGTTGAACATGTCTGCCGTGGGCATGGTTGGCGCGCTGGTGATTTTCTTTATGTATTCCTATTCTGATCAAGCGCTTGCGCTTTATCCGGACCAATGGCTGATGTGGCTTGCGCTGCTGCCGATTGCGGCGTGGCTCTATCGGATGGTGCGCTTGGGCTACATGGGACGCATGGATTACGATCCAATTGTCTTCGCAATGAGCGATATTCGCGGCATTGGCTATTTACTCATCACTTTGTCGCTGCTGTTTTACGCTGCTGGTCTGTGGAGTGTTTGGTTCGCGAGGTTGTTTGGGTAG
- a CDS encoding lytic transglycosylase domain-containing protein — protein MRRSIIIPGLIALCGATSSLPALAENHRLQNEFTFRRVGVPQAGATNRINVQVAPRAPTGPSAPGPAGTAAATPGTLGEPAIAGLAPVPNGVEWYWEAISPSLDDANSFSLERAVAALRTAPQGNAVPSPRLQGMTELASRYGVEILTATIGTDVSPALVLAVISVESAGQSNAVSSAGAQGLMQLMPPTADRFGVTDAFDPANNIEGGTAYLDWLLDEFDNGVIFALAGYNAGEGAVRNNNGIPPYPETRAYVPKVLAAWEVARGLCMTPPELVTDGCVFNVNRE, from the coding sequence ATGCGGCGCAGTATCATAATCCCAGGACTGATCGCCCTGTGTGGGGCGACATCATCCTTGCCCGCCCTGGCGGAAAATCATCGTTTACAAAACGAATTCACGTTCCGGCGCGTTGGCGTGCCGCAGGCGGGGGCCACGAACCGCATCAATGTGCAGGTCGCGCCGCGGGCGCCGACAGGACCGTCTGCCCCTGGACCGGCGGGAACGGCCGCGGCAACTCCGGGCACGCTCGGTGAACCTGCGATTGCCGGACTTGCACCCGTGCCAAACGGCGTTGAGTGGTACTGGGAGGCGATTTCGCCGTCCTTGGACGACGCCAACAGTTTCAGTCTTGAACGTGCCGTGGCTGCATTGCGTACAGCGCCACAAGGCAACGCAGTGCCATCACCGCGTTTGCAGGGCATGACAGAGCTGGCGAGTAGATACGGTGTTGAGATTTTGACAGCGACAATCGGTACCGACGTGTCGCCCGCATTGGTATTGGCTGTGATTTCAGTGGAAAGCGCGGGGCAATCTAATGCCGTAAGTTCAGCAGGAGCCCAAGGTTTGATGCAATTGATGCCGCCAACGGCGGATCGGTTCGGGGTGACCGATGCTTTTGATCCAGCCAACAATATTGAGGGTGGCACGGCCTATCTGGACTGGCTCTTGGATGAGTTCGACAACGGCGTGATTTTTGCGCTGGCAGGGTACAACGCGGGCGAAGGCGCTGTGCGCAACAACAACGGTATTCCACCCTATCCAGAAACCCGCGCCTACGTGCCCAAGGTTCTGGCCGCATGGGAAGTGGCACGGGGGCTGTGCATGACGCCGCCCGAATTGGTCACGGATGGCTGCGTCTTTAATGTGAACAGGGAATAG
- a CDS encoding Flp family type IVb pilin produces the protein MLNFIKNFRNDEDGAVTVDWVVLTAAIVGLGIAVLTSVGGGTAALSDKISSNLAAATIATY, from the coding sequence ATGCTTAACTTTATCAAAAACTTCCGCAACGACGAAGACGGCGCCGTGACAGTTGACTGGGTTGTTTTGACAGCCGCAATCGTGGGCCTCGGCATTGCCGTACTTACATCTGTTGGCGGTGGTACAGCTGCCCTGAGCGACAAGATTTCTTCTAACTTGGCCGCTGCGACGATCGCAACATACTAA